One Ostrea edulis chromosome 6, xbOstEdul1.1, whole genome shotgun sequence genomic window, ACCATTACCGGACAAaccaaaacaattttttaaaaactggcGCCCTATTACCTTACTCAATACAGTTTATAAGATAGGGTCTGGGTGTATTGCAGGTAGAATCAAATCTGCTCTCCCAAAATTAATCAGTGGATGCCAAACTGGATTTATATATCaggaagaaatatttcaaaaagcaCAAGATTAATTTATGACATAAGGAATTATACCCAGGTTAGAAATATTTCTGGCATGATTCTCCtcatagattttgaaaaagcattcgATACAGTCTCCTggtattatttttaaataagagtgttgaaatttttcaattttggtgaATCTCTTATTAAGTGGATCACAGtattttacaataatatatcAACAACAATAAACCAAGGTGGAAATTTATCAAGGTGATTTCAAAATAGGCGTGGTTGTAGACAGGGGGATCCAATCTCACCTTACTTGTTTTAATTATGTGTAGAAATATTTGCAATTAAACTAAAAGGTAATAAAAAGGTAAAATGCATTAAGATAGGTAATATAGTTCACTTAATTTCACAATTTGCAGATGACACTTCTATATTCTTAGATGGTAGTAAGGAATCTTTAGAGGCTACATTAGATGACCTTAAAGATTTTAAAGAGATGTCTGTTCTAACTGTTAATTATAGTAAAAGTGAAGAAGTATGGATTGGTAGTAAAAGGTATTCAGTAAAATGATTAGTGGGAGATAAAGAATGGATATGGGGCAATAATAAATTCCAAGTTCTTggaatagaatttgatgttgatttaggtgaaacagtaaaaataaattttgataaaaaagatATTGCTGTTTGAAACATTGGGAAAGAGTTTACGTACGGCATATGCATTCTGTTCTGGTcttcaaatgaaacaaaaatagtttaatgattttattactTGTGAAAGCAACTGCCACACTGTGATACATATAAGGTGTCTTGAAATGAACAGAAGAAAATTATGTCAATGGTATATTACGTAGTTTATATAATATGATACAAAATAACATGATATTTTGGAATTAGTGATATTATATTATTGAAGCACTGATGTCCAATACAAAAACGGCAAGTTATCTGATTGCAGTACATAACttagtgggggtgggggtgtgtgAACACATGACTGTAATAAAGTAATTTCCTCTTAATACACTTCAGCagcaattattattatatttaagCTTCAAAATCTTTTCCAAATTCATCTGCGAGTTCATCTGGAGGCCTTAATTCCACCTGGAAATTGTGTGATTTCCCTTGTGAAGCTAGCTTCTGTCTGTATACGTTAAAAGAAACTCCCAAAGCTAGGGCCATTCTTCGACAATTCGCCGTTGAATCACACAGGTAGGCATGACACTCTGTTTCTTTGGATCTTGAGGACAACCGATTCACCACAATAAATGTAAACACTTTCCAATATTTGATGTCTTGCACTCCATAAGAAATGAAATCGATTGGTATTAGTCCGTAGTTAAGTTTGTCTTTGACACTATTGGATTTGTGTTCCCTGACATCGATTCCACGACCAGAAATCACAACATACGATAGAGGTAACTCTACTTTTTCGTTTGCCAACAGACCGTCTTTTACTACCTTCACAAGCTCATCCACCGGTTTTCGAACATGATGAAGCCCAAATACGCCTTTCACTTCTTTTTTCCCAAGATATTTTGCCACAAATATCTGAGGCAGTTTGTCAACTCTGATAGTGAGGAATTTGGAGGTAGGGGCTGCCGCTGGTGTActttttgttttgtcaaattttGTAAGTTTCCGAAGCTTGGATAACACTGACCCTCCTTTCTTTTTGTCCTCGGACGACTCACGTTTTGAGGCACTTGCTGACTTCTTTCCGTCCTGACCGCTGCCTATACTGTGATTATCCTCGTCAATCTCCGAAACAGAAGAATGTTCCTCTATTGACTGGGTTTCTGAATTATCCTCTTCTTCAATCTTTGTCACTTCTGATATGTTTAGATCCGCGTCAATCTTCATGTCGTCCAATCGATGTAGGACATCAGTAAAATCCACCTTTAGTCTCTCATCAATTATACTCTCCTCATTTTTATTTCGATCTTCCATGCCACTTTCAAGATCCGACATTTTGATTCCAGTAATTGGTATGCGTCAAATTGTTATGCCTACACACTTCCGACACAGCTGGTAAGGAGTGGCACTGTGTGTTCAGgtgaaacatttaaaatgaaCGTATTGGACCTGAACGCTTTAGACGGGCCCACCAGATATGACTGTTATCACAAACGCATTCCTTATGCATAGTAAAATACAAAGATATTTATCCTAAAGTCAACAATCTGTACACAGCATACGCTTAGGCGAGGAATTACGATCTTTAAACTTGAATAAATCTTTAAAGCTTAAATAAATCTTTACCTGTGTCAATGAATggcaaacaaaatatatattgattgacTACGCGTACGACACAATATACGGTATGTTGTATGAATAGGTTCGGAAATCAATTCTTGGTCTTACGATGCATTGCCATACTTTACATAATCATGTATTGAATGCAACAGGAATTTACTTTTCTCGTTAAAGAACTAAATGACTATAAACCTAGACCAAAATATATGCGTTAATTTCCCCTTTTCGACCAACAAGTTTTAACATTTGTACAGTAATGAGTATTGGTGTATATGTACTAAGAATTTATGTTTGAAAGCAATCAAGGAACACATTATATTTTCCAAGTGTTTCATAGGGAATCACAGGAGCggatccagatttttttttttcaaagggggtttctaattaagaagatatttgatttttttgttcTCGGGAGAAATagcagtattttttttttttactgatgatatttcaatttgaaccctttatatttgaattaatgtcGTACTTAAGTTCATGTATGCACAAGGGATCCAATCTAATTTCCTTTGCAATCATGTATTTTCCTTTGCAACAAATAAAATGGCGGAGATGAAGcggaaacagaaaatgtgtcaGTGATAATTGTGTAATTTTCGAAACAATAGTGATTAAGATTGATTCATGAATGTTCCGTTTCGGCGCGCCTATTCCTTCTTTCAAATGGGGAAATTTTGCTGAAGTGATTGACCTGAAGATAAAAGAACCATGGAAGTAAAATCAGAGGCATGTCGATGTTGTTAGCCACATGCATTTAGCTAAGATTGATTATTAGATataattattgcattttttaaagGTTTATACAATGCATGAttttattagttacacagttagttagtgacctgatacggaaaaatacatggtgtgaaaagaaaacccgtatcgggcgaggcgaagccgagcccgatacgggttttcttttcacaccatgtatttttccgtatcaggtcactaactgactgtgtaacgaatttatcacgtcgaagacctctaactgtatatgtgggggtctatatcatacaacttagtcaaatgtctttccttttgaaacggctgcaagtcgaacccgacgataaataaaattactcgcccaatacggattttactcgcatgatacggtttttttcacggcgtcatgtgaccaagatctgaccaatcagatttcaacaattttgtctgaggcgtgataatatacaatatttgtcatatatcacaaatttactTTGCAACTTCGATCCTTGGACATGTTTTTGCAACATTGTTAAAGAATTGATACTTATACTTAAAGGTTATCTTTCAATAAAGTGTTAAAGTGAAGCAAGTATTCGCAATCAGtatacatttttcataattgaAATCGCTAAATACGTTCAGTATACTAATATTAAAAGTGGTATActatgctctctctctctctctctctcttatacaGTTTTTAAAAGTTGAATAAATGAAAGTTTACAATATTTGTCATGCTTAGATCCAAGACTTTTGAAGTTTTTGACAAAGGAACATTTTAAGTTTTCTGTTTTCCTTGTCGTGAATGTTGGACCTCAGGTACTTtctgtacccccccccccccttcttgtatttttgaaaGTTCAAATCCTTGGGTATTTTGGAGGTAtttctgataaaatatgtaacttgagaatttttatatttcaataaaatacacaaCTTTCGCACACAAACCGTTTTTAGAAATATCATATTACCGACCATAACATCGTTGCAAACAAAAGTTTGTAAAGGGTCCTTCTTGTTGTTTTAATAATGCAGTCAGCTTTTTATATTGTGTAAGTATTTGTAGTTTACTTTTTGGTgctaaataattttttgtgttttgcCTTTTTTATGTAACTTTGTCGTCCTGAAAGCATGACATTTTTCCCAAATGTATGACTAATCGCCGTTTCTTGCGATGCGTGACAGTCTTAACCAAATGTTACGAGTGCTGATCGTAAGAGGTCTCGGACATCCTGAAGGGGATCCGGAACAACAAGACTGAACGGGGAGGTAGACACTAGGCTTATAGTAGGCATTCCGAACAAATGACTTGTACAAGTGGATCTTCTAGTTGGTACAGTGATTGGTGTTGTAGATCATGTTGCGTACAGcaaggaaaatattttaagaacgTCATATTTCATGAAGTGAAATAGATCTATTGGTGTAAGACTTTGACGTCGGTAAGTctattttacataaatatttcgCGATAAAACTAACGACACGCCGTAATTCAACTATCATTTTAAATTGTTATTATCGAATACAACAGGTTACATTTgatgcaaaatgtaatatacAAAATGCAATATTCAGTGTGTGATTTACGTCAACATCTACTGTATGTCAAACTCCTTTACCTCTTCGTAACAATGGTGGTGGTGGACTGCGTGTGTAACGCCAAAAATAGGGGGCGGTGATCTCAAAATATGCAGCGGTTTCAATACTGTGTTTTCTTGGTATCGAGATCagataggtacatgtatgtaatgtagTTATGATGCCGGATATCCCGCTCCCTATGTCATCGTTAATATTTATAGCAAAACAACTTGTCAACCACAGTTGCTCAATACCTCCATAACGGAAAAAAGGATATTAATTAAATGCACATCATTTGTGGACAACATTTTAGAACTTGAAGAGATACAGATAAAAGAAAGAGTccgattatatatatatatatatatatatatatatatatatatatatataagcactgaaaaggccacgaaactcaaattttcgacgcaacccgcgtctttatcaagttgcgtcgaaaatttgagttttaaataaccaacagtgtcgtggccttttcagtgcttttataaatttctttactggccttgtatcttctcagatccgacactttgagaaAGTAGGGCGTTGTTAGGTTttcgtgcttttatatatatatatatatatatatatatatatatatatatatatagcactaaataatcacaactaggtactgaaaattttcgccccagcccggggtcgaaccagcgacttacggcacccaccgcctagcaagattgtcaaaccagtgcgtaagtccactcggacacaacgacttccctagtaattttcagtacctagttgtgattgtttagtgctttatatattaattaattgattatcacatgtatcgtttagatcctaggggtaaacgtaaggttgggtgttataattgtttgtttgtgctttatatatatatatatatatatatatatatatatatatgtgtgtgtgtgtgtgtgtgtgtgaattagTTGAATTGGAGTGTTGGTATAATGAGTAGTAATAACCGGGCTGGGCCGGGTCACCTTCGTAACCCGATTTATTTAGTTCGTTGATAGTGAGCCAAGCTCGCGTCGCTTCCGACTAAATATCAGTTCCCATGAGTACacaattgagtcacgtgatttgctcttcatcagctgaagaATGATAGGGACTTTCCATGATGCTCCCGGGGAAATGTCGCcttcactgcggtatacttcattgacaaccccgtagataaaacaaatagtttcgaaagtaccataaatgatttgaaattctaaacaagctttcccatacctGCAAAAACGgttacaggtatgtgtatacatgtatttgttacataACACGTCTAATCTGTTTCAACACCCCAGACATCGATCGGCGCACGCTTACCCATGAAACAGCAAAAATAACTTaaaaagctgacatgaattaataaatatagtataattctatatgtccgccatatttctctgctaatccgccatattagttggaatttctattgttatatgtatcagggttcgcatggtatataaggggacgagctttgctacgcttcacttcacatcagtgtcttcgatttacctgtgcgggtagcttcgacaggtaacacgtacatctccgatactaatttataggacatcaagaagaaatgaaatcacgttttggaacaccacgcagtgctcaaaattataataaacatatcgtacagtagtaaatcattctaaatatatatatttggataaatatatatagaatgccttttctttacatgaacgtgcgtacatttgcagtaaatatgtcaaaactatacaaaaatgcggagaaatatttcatcttttatctattgataaaatggaataagcaaagagtatacaatctatactattcacaattacttcaagtaaaaggcaaatacataaatactactgtacttataaaaatggcatgtatgctcgccatgaaaacgcatcgaatgcagACGACTGtttacctgggcctactcgtaatatctgtaaaggaccgcagatgtacgtgtacacttgtcgaaaatactctaagtagtagtaaaactccctttatttgcataatccatgaaacaaaacgataaactccatttgcattccaacagtaaacaacattgtccattgtacagactgcgacacacttagcccgtgccgatcagctatcttcaatcaggggaagtatcagagtataatatttaccctgtattgtgcatgaatccttataccatatgatttactggtcagagtattgcagatttataaatcaggaaatcatttaggtacataaatttgcatatacaacactgtacgagtgtatgggatgagagagagagagagagagagagagagagagagagagagaaccgatgatcttgtaataatcgtgctcttattaagacaaatgatatcgttaattcaataaaaaaagaacagtactagtaactcaatattgctctcattaattaataatacagatttatttgattcaattaaagcacgcaataattaaaaattaaacatatttttaaataatgttattttcaattacttcattttatgctaatttggcgctcaatagatcttatatatatctatgccattttgcgttattacattctgcgtcgaactcgacgcaaattgtactaatgcaaaatgtaataatcgagtttatcatattatgcgtcgttatcaaacatcaaggggagaggacaagagtgtctgtcacccacctttaataacaatatccattttttgttagtttgtaatgcaaataaaagatacattgagtgacaacccctcccccactcaccccagcttgaaagttctgatataatagtagaagacacacaccaccaccaattaagaaaatgaagatatgaggcactcatagtagaggactctaaccaccccatccgacccccaacgattgaagaaaatgaagtgttgggggaaattattgaggtagtcaaacttaaagactctttaacccttcacccccacattaggactttgaacatcggacaaaacatcttggtttgtttgagtgttttgttttattttattgctgttttcgttcatcttttttaattattattttgaatggcaagaaattttgaagaattcaattttccattttccccctgttgtacccccccccccccccccatgaaaaatgacgatacatgcctggttattacatgtacttgctttgcaacacatgcatgtatactaattgtatggtgcatgtagaattgcaccctttaccaagttttccttcatttacacagtgtaaggaatggtaaaccaaaaatcacaaaacaaaatgcataaagaccaagatattttcaagcgtaggaacttcattcatgaatacataaatacatgtattcagaaaaatcgcatgcatgcattgcaggactatagcatttgtgtgttttaacgtttctgtaacatgccataatgattatacTTTGAGGCTTgattgtaatttattcataaatattttcatttcgtagatctggtgcaatggccataccgctgtacatagaaatttcaaattcagatgtattcgataagatgttagtatgcataaatcagtaaaattcgtgttgagcttttatttgatatgatacaatgtcaatatactgtaatgcattagtaggatatgcagaaggcaagaatataaacattttcttttttcattttcagtatcaatatctatatgatcacgaaaaaaacattatataatttatatccggattcatttataccgatttagatatcaataaaaacaaagctgcatagtttgggtgAGGGGTTTCTAacgagtctgatgaaattaaaagaaggaacccaacatttgcattcaaactagatgtacttcaaaatgaattcatttctgctctgactgaaagcatgattctaaattcgggaacgaatcttgcatacaaaataattaataggggaacacataaattcgagctcctttggaatttaatgaaatgtagatatgcacctttctttcaacacgaattgatatgttgtttcaggcacgaaaacagggggttggggtgggcaggaaggctgctctgctttccccactttttttgacaatttactttttccccgttattctaacatacaaagtcagtattttctacatgcacagttcaaactaattttttttaaatttgtaatgaattcaattataagcatcaactcctgtaagtttccaatatattgtcaatcacaaatttttaaatacatgtagctggaaatttttaatgcttgtaagcttacatttatataagtgatcaattttctttccttctgtgaaatgatatattttaaatcaaagtaGGACGGTcgcgcgctctctctctctctctctctctctctctcaatgaatatggacatacagagaccgtaaataattatgtggttccaaaagagacaacaaaactatattttcgtttataaatttcctttcatatgtgtctttgtgtaatgaactgtttattatggattgtaaatgtaatacacgcatttgcacacagatgtatattttcgatcattattaccttatttgtatatccaagtttgtatatgatcatcgagaaaatttgaattgtgcacgcaatatatccaaccagatattagatttCCGATTTCTacaaactgcaaaacctcgaccagacaagcattcaaaacaggaaaaattttcgactctgacatctcccctgattgaagacaccctgtttggcacgggtgaagtgtgtcgcagtctgtataatggaatgacaacgtgttgtaaagttctaacgagatacaaatggagtttatcattttgtttcgtggatttatcagaataaagagaatctaatattttcggtaagtgcacatctccgatacctgttgaatagacgcccgtatttgatactttttttggcgattataccttgtgcattgcatattatgcatatcagggccgtaaattaaccttcaatttggaggaggcaggaaattaggcgggggtctggggggcgcccaggcccccagacgctgagcacattttctgcacactgaacacgtttcgtgcaaaatccttgattctagggccttctaagatgttacttgactaactcattctaaaagaaagatttggaatgctttttaagggaggtatcatgttcttagttattggaaacaacataaattctaatgaactttaaattttaattttttttggctcaaaagttggaggaggcaactgcctcctccgcctccatgtaatttacggccctgcatatgacatgcacctttattttgcaagaattgataaaaataatatattttatgctctttgtctattccattctatcagtatgtaattggcaaatgagttatccgcatttattttattagaaaatgcaaatacttgcatgcacttgcaagtatgcaagaaaaactttctttttgcatttttgtctaacttatctaaacttccagaatgttgcattagtatacaatcaatattttgtaattttgagcaaagcataatgttttaaaatgttattttcttTGTTTCTCATTTCCTTTttttactatcggagatgtgcactggtcgagtccacctagaaaaatcactcaggtgtgacaatcacatttggagtatatacgggtagagtaaattaggctacctgagagaaatatggcggataagatgagaaaggtgtacgtatttattaattcatgtcagctttaacgaaaactgaattatccctgtcttgtttctattgtgtaattctgatgttagtACCGCCCATGCGATAACAAGGTGGGAGGAGCTCGTTTTATCACATATGCGATAAAAAGCCCTGTTGATGATAACCAGATACAATtcctgaacaacaaaagaaaatcactgtaaatatgtgacaatGTTAaaagttctctctctctctctctctctttctctctctctctctctctctcatgttataaagagtttgctaatgcaatccttttcctactttaatatttttgttatacatgttttcttaaaacatttgtacaaatacatgtatagaattaaattcctgaaaaattatttatgaagccaccaatatgtgattgatactgacagggataatcaattttcgttaagttagttttgcGGTTTAACGGGTAAagcgtattaaatttt contains:
- the LOC125683166 gene encoding uncharacterized protein LOC125683166; the protein is MSDLESGMEDRNKNEESIIDERLKVDFTDVLHRLDDMKIDADLNISEVTKIEEEDNSETQSIEEHSSVSEIDEDNHSIGSGQDGKKSASASKRESSEDKKKGGSVLSKLRKLTKFDKTKSTPAAAPTSKFLTIRVDKLPQIFVAKYLGKKEVKGVFGLHHVRKPVDELVKVVKDGLLANEKVELPLSYVVISGRGIDVREHKSNSVKDKLNYGLIPIDFISYGVQDIKYWKVFTFIVVNRLSSRSKETECHAYLCDSTANCRRMALALGVSFNVYRQKLASQGKSHNFQVELRPPDELADEFGKDFEA